The Betta splendens chromosome 4, fBetSpl5.4, whole genome shotgun sequence genome contains a region encoding:
- the bend5 gene encoding BEN domain-containing protein 5 isoform X1 encodes MYAFVRFFEDDMCYALPISNVEDFRPLHKTDFDNQKVYLVHRTEENGSAGQPCEAQILALADTVVEFEDSIMQKKMKIPKMSLKNSGNSIENSFGEERMPLRHKKALSQDHGRPLSNSSKSLAAVVARLERNAASSCMEGDEDLDEDRLAEEGEDADDEDEDMEAEHQQHHHQHQQQHLEVDTDCVSEVAAAVVPRVLYEELVHSYRQQEEEMRRLQQELERTRRQLVQQAKKLKEYGSLLTEVKELRDFNRRLQDVLLMRLGSEPMHDNGTQTIKAEVVEPIVEAQETCREEANTSSSYSPSPRTVYTCNDGKVHLGGGIWVEEEKWHQLQRTQGDSKFTKNLAVMIWGTETLKNRSVTGVATKKKKDALPKPPLSPSKLKIVRECLYDRVSQETADSAEITQRLSKVNKYICEKIMDINKSIKNEERRESKLLIRQTVKMENFTYDGM; translated from the exons ATGTATGCTTTTGTTAGATTCTTTGAAGACGATATGTGCTACGCTTTACCAATTTCAAATGTCGAAGATTTCAGACCTCTGCACAAAACAGATTTTGATAATCAGAAGGTGTATCTGGTTCACAGAACTGAAGAGAATGGCAGCGCAGGCCAGCCGTGCGAAGCACAGATCCTTGCCCTTGCAG ATACAGTAGTGGAATTTGAAGACAGTATAATGCAAAAGAAGATGAAAATTCCCAAGATGTCCCTCAAGAATTCAGGAAACTCTATTGAGAACAGTTTTGGAGAGGAGAGAATGCCACTCAGACACAAAAAG GCCCTGTCTCAGGACCATGGCCGCCCTCTATCCAACTCCTCCAAAAGCCTTGCAGCAGTAGTTGCTCGCCTAGAAAGAAATGCGGCCAGCTCCTGTATGGAGGGTGACGAGGACCTGGATGAGGATCGGCtggctgaggagggagaggatgcagatgatgaggatgaagatatGGAGgcagagcatcagcagcatcatcaccagcaccaacagCAGCATTTGGAGGTGGACACAGATTGTGTGTCAGAAGTAGCTGCGGCCGTGGTTCCTAGGGTCTTGTATGAGGAGCTGGTTCACAGCTACAGGcaacaagaggaggagatgaggaggctgcagcaagAGCTGGAGAGAACCCGCAggcagctggtgcagcaggcCAAGAAGCTGAAAGAATATGGCTCCTTGTTGACAGAAGTCAAAGAACTGAGGGACTTCAACAGGAGGCTACAAGATGTACTTCTCATGAGATTAGGCAGCG AGCCTATGCATGACAATGGCACTCAGACAATCAAGGCAGAAGTGGTAGAACCCATTGTTGAGGCCCAGGAGACATGCAGAGAAGAAGCCAACACCAGTTCCAGCTACTCACCCTCACCTAGAACAGTATACACCTGCAATGATGGGAAG GTGCACCTTGGTGGTGGCAtttgggtggaggaggagaagtggcATCAGCTGCAGCGGACCCAGGGGGACTCAAAGTTCACAAAGAATCTGGCTGTTATGATCTGGGGCACAGAAACTCTGAAAAACCGGAGTGTCACGGGAGTGGCCACCAAAAAGAAGAAGGATGCCCTGCCCAAGCCTCCGCTGTCACCCAGCAAGCTGAAAATCGTCAGAG AGTGTCTCTACGACCGAGTGTCTCAAGAGACAGCCGACAGTGCAGAGATTACACAGAGATTGTCCAAAGtgaacaaatacatttgtgaaAAGATAATGGACATCAACAAGTCCATCAAGAATGAGGAGCGGCGGGAATCCAAGCTGCtcatcagacagacagtcaaGATGGAGAACTTCACCTATGATGGCATGTAG
- the bend5 gene encoding BEN domain-containing protein 5 isoform X3, which produces MQKKMKIPKMSLKNSGNSIENSFGEERMPLRHKKALSQDHGRPLSNSSKSLAAVVARLERNAASSCMEGDEDLDEDRLAEEGEDADDEDEDMEAEHQQHHHQHQQQHLEVDTDCVSEVAAAVVPRVLYEELVHSYRQQEEEMRRLQQELERTRRQLVQQAKKLKEYGSLLTEVKELRDFNRRLQDVLLMRLGSEPMHDNGTQTIKAEVVEPIVEAQETCREEANTSSSYSPSPRTVYTCNDGKVHLGGGIWVEEEKWHQLQRTQGDSKFTKNLAVMIWGTETLKNRSVTGVATKKKKDALPKPPLSPSKLKIVRECLYDRVSQETADSAEITQRLSKVNKYICEKIMDINKSIKNEERRESKLLIRQTVKMENFTYDGM; this is translated from the exons ATGCAAAAGAAGATGAAAATTCCCAAGATGTCCCTCAAGAATTCAGGAAACTCTATTGAGAACAGTTTTGGAGAGGAGAGAATGCCACTCAGACACAAAAAG GCCCTGTCTCAGGACCATGGCCGCCCTCTATCCAACTCCTCCAAAAGCCTTGCAGCAGTAGTTGCTCGCCTAGAAAGAAATGCGGCCAGCTCCTGTATGGAGGGTGACGAGGACCTGGATGAGGATCGGCtggctgaggagggagaggatgcagatgatgaggatgaagatatGGAGgcagagcatcagcagcatcatcaccagcaccaacagCAGCATTTGGAGGTGGACACAGATTGTGTGTCAGAAGTAGCTGCGGCCGTGGTTCCTAGGGTCTTGTATGAGGAGCTGGTTCACAGCTACAGGcaacaagaggaggagatgaggaggctgcagcaagAGCTGGAGAGAACCCGCAggcagctggtgcagcaggcCAAGAAGCTGAAAGAATATGGCTCCTTGTTGACAGAAGTCAAAGAACTGAGGGACTTCAACAGGAGGCTACAAGATGTACTTCTCATGAGATTAGGCAGCG AGCCTATGCATGACAATGGCACTCAGACAATCAAGGCAGAAGTGGTAGAACCCATTGTTGAGGCCCAGGAGACATGCAGAGAAGAAGCCAACACCAGTTCCAGCTACTCACCCTCACCTAGAACAGTATACACCTGCAATGATGGGAAG GTGCACCTTGGTGGTGGCAtttgggtggaggaggagaagtggcATCAGCTGCAGCGGACCCAGGGGGACTCAAAGTTCACAAAGAATCTGGCTGTTATGATCTGGGGCACAGAAACTCTGAAAAACCGGAGTGTCACGGGAGTGGCCACCAAAAAGAAGAAGGATGCCCTGCCCAAGCCTCCGCTGTCACCCAGCAAGCTGAAAATCGTCAGAG AGTGTCTCTACGACCGAGTGTCTCAAGAGACAGCCGACAGTGCAGAGATTACACAGAGATTGTCCAAAGtgaacaaatacatttgtgaaAAGATAATGGACATCAACAAGTCCATCAAGAATGAGGAGCGGCGGGAATCCAAGCTGCtcatcagacagacagtcaaGATGGAGAACTTCACCTATGATGGCATGTAG
- the bend5 gene encoding BEN domain-containing protein 5 isoform X2, whose product MCGNGLICLLVGDTVVEFEDSIMQKKMKIPKMSLKNSGNSIENSFGEERMPLRHKKALSQDHGRPLSNSSKSLAAVVARLERNAASSCMEGDEDLDEDRLAEEGEDADDEDEDMEAEHQQHHHQHQQQHLEVDTDCVSEVAAAVVPRVLYEELVHSYRQQEEEMRRLQQELERTRRQLVQQAKKLKEYGSLLTEVKELRDFNRRLQDVLLMRLGSEPMHDNGTQTIKAEVVEPIVEAQETCREEANTSSSYSPSPRTVYTCNDGKVHLGGGIWVEEEKWHQLQRTQGDSKFTKNLAVMIWGTETLKNRSVTGVATKKKKDALPKPPLSPSKLKIVRECLYDRVSQETADSAEITQRLSKVNKYICEKIMDINKSIKNEERRESKLLIRQTVKMENFTYDGM is encoded by the exons ATGTGTGGGAATGGCTTGATTTGCTTGTTAGTCGGAG ATACAGTAGTGGAATTTGAAGACAGTATAATGCAAAAGAAGATGAAAATTCCCAAGATGTCCCTCAAGAATTCAGGAAACTCTATTGAGAACAGTTTTGGAGAGGAGAGAATGCCACTCAGACACAAAAAG GCCCTGTCTCAGGACCATGGCCGCCCTCTATCCAACTCCTCCAAAAGCCTTGCAGCAGTAGTTGCTCGCCTAGAAAGAAATGCGGCCAGCTCCTGTATGGAGGGTGACGAGGACCTGGATGAGGATCGGCtggctgaggagggagaggatgcagatgatgaggatgaagatatGGAGgcagagcatcagcagcatcatcaccagcaccaacagCAGCATTTGGAGGTGGACACAGATTGTGTGTCAGAAGTAGCTGCGGCCGTGGTTCCTAGGGTCTTGTATGAGGAGCTGGTTCACAGCTACAGGcaacaagaggaggagatgaggaggctgcagcaagAGCTGGAGAGAACCCGCAggcagctggtgcagcaggcCAAGAAGCTGAAAGAATATGGCTCCTTGTTGACAGAAGTCAAAGAACTGAGGGACTTCAACAGGAGGCTACAAGATGTACTTCTCATGAGATTAGGCAGCG AGCCTATGCATGACAATGGCACTCAGACAATCAAGGCAGAAGTGGTAGAACCCATTGTTGAGGCCCAGGAGACATGCAGAGAAGAAGCCAACACCAGTTCCAGCTACTCACCCTCACCTAGAACAGTATACACCTGCAATGATGGGAAG GTGCACCTTGGTGGTGGCAtttgggtggaggaggagaagtggcATCAGCTGCAGCGGACCCAGGGGGACTCAAAGTTCACAAAGAATCTGGCTGTTATGATCTGGGGCACAGAAACTCTGAAAAACCGGAGTGTCACGGGAGTGGCCACCAAAAAGAAGAAGGATGCCCTGCCCAAGCCTCCGCTGTCACCCAGCAAGCTGAAAATCGTCAGAG AGTGTCTCTACGACCGAGTGTCTCAAGAGACAGCCGACAGTGCAGAGATTACACAGAGATTGTCCAAAGtgaacaaatacatttgtgaaAAGATAATGGACATCAACAAGTCCATCAAGAATGAGGAGCGGCGGGAATCCAAGCTGCtcatcagacagacagtcaaGATGGAGAACTTCACCTATGATGGCATGTAG